A region from the Beduinella massiliensis genome encodes:
- a CDS encoding EAL domain-containing protein — protein sequence MPGKPKKLSVSRFSILSLAVSLTFLLAVFAGILWNVDSMRTVFRQRTQSYLSDVSGQTAALIDDRIQGVMRQLKLIADSVLLLQPEEVPEFLERKAQIANFSDIAYLSWDGRASFPDGRTLDLSSLPIFSNAQIGEGITCNYEDQFVYVVPLLSGDDDRGLLAGFKSVDKMRELIHNDCFAGQGSNCILDQDGQMVIPPIQQPFSAHIAQEQYDATDEWAVKMANDLAEGRGGDILLPVCGGTNIMLDYRPISVYGWFCVTLIPEDILTGEADVFLSRMFIITFVIISLYFLLFLAFFFVQSAYRARVERIAFTDSLTGGNSGARFLLDAERTIRHGPPGAFAVVALNIKGFELINDIEGAAAGDQILRRVYQTLELNLRKSGEMAARAEADTFYLLMASASEGELQSRLQALASELGAIVTAAGPLRVTQGAYIVPSHGVDIISCQTRANAARKSISGAYQSSLAFYDGVLLDLQREQAEMLHALEQAFEREEFVVYLQPKIRTSDGSLAGAEALVRWIRPEHGLISPARFIPLCEQSGMICRLDLYVFERVCALVDRWQKSAAHSVPLSVNMSRAHFQNPDFFSAYQEILDRHELPAGLVEMELTESIMFSDTEILKALGIINRIHTAGLLCSLDDFGSGYSALGLLQKLPIDTLKLDRGFFLDCRENPRAYAVIESIIELAHKLDVSTVAEGVEEKEQVDRLRQAGCDLIQGYYFSPPLSVHEFEAKYLQQQQ from the coding sequence ATGCCAGGAAAGCCAAAGAAGCTGTCGGTATCCCGATTCAGTATCCTGTCGCTGGCGGTTTCTCTGACCTTTTTGCTCGCGGTTTTCGCCGGGATTCTCTGGAACGTCGACAGTATGCGCACTGTCTTCCGCCAAAGGACGCAAAGCTATCTGTCCGACGTGTCGGGCCAGACCGCCGCGCTGATCGACGACCGTATTCAGGGCGTCATGCGCCAGTTGAAGCTGATCGCGGACAGCGTCTTGCTTCTGCAGCCGGAAGAAGTTCCAGAATTTCTCGAGCGAAAAGCTCAAATCGCGAATTTTTCCGACATAGCCTACCTGTCTTGGGACGGCAGAGCCAGTTTCCCCGACGGGCGCACGTTGGATCTTTCCAGCCTGCCTATTTTCTCCAATGCGCAGATTGGAGAAGGCATCACCTGCAACTATGAGGACCAGTTCGTTTACGTGGTGCCGCTCCTGTCCGGGGACGATGACCGCGGCCTGTTGGCGGGCTTCAAGTCGGTGGATAAGATGCGCGAGTTGATCCACAACGACTGCTTTGCAGGGCAGGGGAGCAACTGCATACTCGATCAGGACGGTCAAATGGTCATCCCGCCCATTCAACAGCCTTTTTCTGCGCATATCGCCCAGGAGCAGTACGATGCGACGGACGAATGGGCCGTAAAAATGGCGAACGATCTCGCTGAGGGGCGCGGCGGAGACATCCTCCTGCCGGTCTGTGGCGGCACAAACATCATGCTGGATTATCGTCCGATCAGCGTGTACGGCTGGTTTTGTGTCACCCTGATTCCCGAAGACATCCTCACGGGAGAAGCAGATGTCTTCCTGTCGCGCATGTTCATCATCACGTTCGTCATCATCTCGCTGTACTTTCTGCTCTTCCTGGCCTTCTTTTTCGTCCAGTCCGCCTATCGCGCGCGCGTGGAACGGATTGCCTTTACCGACTCCCTGACGGGCGGAAACAGCGGCGCACGCTTTCTGCTGGATGCGGAAAGGACGATCCGCCATGGGCCGCCGGGGGCCTTTGCCGTCGTGGCGCTCAATATAAAGGGATTCGAGCTCATCAACGATATAGAGGGCGCGGCGGCGGGCGATCAAATCCTGCGCCGCGTGTATCAGACCCTCGAATTGAACCTGCGTAAATCCGGCGAGATGGCCGCCAGAGCCGAGGCCGATACCTTCTATCTGCTGATGGCGAGCGCGAGCGAGGGCGAGTTGCAAAGCCGGCTTCAGGCTCTTGCTTCCGAGCTCGGAGCTATCGTCACGGCCGCCGGTCCGCTGCGCGTCACCCAGGGGGCCTACATCGTCCCGTCGCACGGCGTCGATATCATCTCCTGCCAAACCCGTGCGAACGCCGCACGAAAGAGCATTTCGGGCGCCTATCAAAGTTCCTTGGCGTTTTACGACGGCGTTTTGCTCGACCTTCAGCGCGAACAGGCGGAAATGCTGCATGCGCTGGAGCAGGCGTTTGAACGTGAAGAGTTCGTCGTCTATCTTCAGCCCAAAATTCGCACGAGCGACGGCTCTCTGGCAGGCGCGGAAGCCCTCGTGCGCTGGATTCGTCCCGAGCATGGCCTCATAAGCCCTGCCCGCTTCATACCGCTGTGCGAGCAGAGCGGCATGATCTGCAGGCTGGATCTCTACGTCTTCGAGCGTGTATGCGCGCTTGTCGATCGTTGGCAGAAATCCGCCGCGCATTCGGTTCCCCTTTCCGTCAACATGTCCCGCGCTCACTTTCAAAACCCGGACTTCTTTTCCGCCTATCAGGAAATTCTCGACCGCCATGAGCTGCCTGCGGGCCTCGTCGAAATGGAGCTGACCGAGTCGATCATGTTCTCTGATACCGAGATTCTAAAGGCGCTGGGCATCATCAATCGAATTCACACGGCGGGCCTTCTTTGCTCTCTGGACGATTTCGGCTCCGGCTATTCCGCCCTGGGCCTGCTGCAAAAGCTGCCGATCGATACGCTCAAGCTGGACCGGGGCTTCTTCCTCGACTGCCGGGAGAATCCCCGCGCCTATGCCGTCATCGAATCCATCATCGAGCTGGCACACAAGCTCGACGTCAGCACCGTCGCAGAGGGGGTCGAAGAAAAGGAGCAGGTGGACAGGCTGCGCCAGGCTGGCTGCGACCTCATCCAGGGATATTACTTCTCGCCTCCCCTTTCGGTTCACGAATTTGAAGCGAAATACCTTCAGCAGCAACAATAG
- a CDS encoding glycoside hydrolase family 3 C-terminal domain-containing protein has product MTNEEARSRAHALVSEMTVEEQASQLRYDAPAIERLGIPAYNWWNEALHGVARAGTAAVFPQAIALAAMFDSDGMEEIADAIATEGRAKYNVQRAHGDRDIYKGLTFWSPNVNIFRDPRWGRGQETYGEDPYLTARLGVRFVRGLQGKGRYLKAAACAKHMAVHSGPERLRHEFDARVSDKDLWETYLPAFEALVKEANVEAVMGAYNRVNGEPCCGSRKLISEILRGKWGFEGHFVSDCGAIADFHMHHLVTATAPQSAALALKNGCDLNCGNTYLHILQAYQDGLVTAEEIAAAAERVMATRIKLGMMDGDCEYDAIGFEWCDCDRHQEMALDAARKAMVLLKNDGLLPLDPDSLRTVAVIGPNAENPAALEGNYNGKSSRYVTPLQALRRELEGRARVVYARGSELTREKSTPESRPGDRIAEAVAAAECADVTILCLGLDATVEGEEGDAGDKRDLELPQCQLRLLDAVLGTGKPVVTVVFAGSALRVEAGNAVLMAWYPGQAGGTALCDLLFGRVSPSGRLPVTFYRSADDLPPFEDYSMRGRTYRYFTGKPLYPFGYGLSYARFTYADAACDGQTLSVTLENASGMAADEVVQVYVKAEDSPFSPPNPRLCAFARVHLAAGERRRVALELPGEAFTVVNDAGVRVRAEGRFSLYVGGSQPDAVSAELTQTAPLRIQIV; this is encoded by the coding sequence ATGACGAATGAGGAAGCACGCTCGCGCGCGCATGCGCTGGTGAGCGAGATGACCGTGGAGGAGCAGGCGTCGCAGCTGCGCTACGACGCACCGGCCATCGAGAGGCTTGGCATCCCGGCCTACAACTGGTGGAACGAGGCGCTGCACGGCGTGGCGCGCGCGGGAACGGCGGCGGTGTTCCCGCAGGCCATTGCCCTGGCGGCGATGTTCGATTCGGACGGGATGGAGGAGATCGCGGACGCCATCGCTACGGAGGGGCGCGCCAAGTACAACGTGCAGCGCGCGCACGGTGACCGCGACATCTACAAGGGGCTGACGTTCTGGTCGCCCAACGTCAACATCTTCCGCGACCCGCGCTGGGGCCGGGGTCAGGAGACCTACGGCGAGGACCCGTATTTGACCGCGCGCCTGGGCGTGCGGTTCGTGCGCGGCCTTCAGGGCAAGGGGCGCTATCTCAAGGCGGCGGCGTGCGCCAAGCACATGGCGGTGCACTCCGGCCCGGAGCGCCTGCGTCACGAGTTCGACGCGCGCGTAAGCGACAAGGACCTTTGGGAAACCTACCTGCCCGCGTTCGAGGCGCTGGTGAAGGAGGCGAACGTGGAGGCCGTCATGGGCGCCTACAACCGCGTGAACGGCGAGCCCTGCTGCGGGTCCCGAAAGCTCATCAGCGAGATCCTGCGCGGCAAATGGGGGTTTGAGGGGCACTTCGTCAGCGACTGCGGGGCGATTGCGGACTTTCACATGCACCATCTCGTCACCGCCACCGCGCCGCAGAGCGCGGCGCTTGCGCTGAAGAACGGATGCGACCTCAACTGCGGCAACACGTACCTGCACATCCTGCAGGCGTATCAGGACGGCCTGGTGACGGCGGAGGAAATCGCCGCAGCCGCCGAGCGCGTCATGGCGACGCGCATCAAGCTGGGCATGATGGACGGCGACTGCGAGTACGACGCTATCGGCTTTGAATGGTGCGACTGCGACCGGCATCAGGAAATGGCGCTGGACGCGGCGCGCAAGGCGATGGTGCTGTTAAAGAACGACGGCCTGCTGCCGCTCGACCCGGATAGCCTCAGGACGGTGGCGGTCATCGGGCCGAACGCGGAGAACCCGGCGGCGCTGGAGGGCAATTACAATGGCAAGTCCTCCCGCTACGTGACGCCGCTGCAGGCGCTGCGCCGGGAACTGGAAGGGCGGGCCCGCGTGGTCTACGCACGGGGAAGCGAGCTGACGCGCGAGAAATCCACGCCCGAGTCGCGGCCCGGGGATCGCATCGCGGAGGCGGTGGCCGCCGCCGAATGCGCGGACGTGACGATTCTCTGCCTCGGCCTGGACGCGACGGTCGAGGGGGAGGAAGGCGACGCGGGCGACAAGCGCGATCTCGAACTGCCGCAATGCCAGCTAAGGCTGCTGGACGCCGTGCTGGGCACGGGAAAGCCTGTCGTGACCGTCGTATTCGCGGGCAGCGCCCTGCGCGTGGAAGCGGGCAACGCCGTGCTCATGGCATGGTATCCGGGGCAGGCGGGCGGCACGGCGCTGTGCGACCTGCTGTTCGGGCGCGTATCTCCCTCCGGCCGCCTGCCGGTGACGTTTTACCGGAGCGCGGACGACCTGCCTCCCTTCGAGGACTATTCGATGAGGGGGCGCACCTATCGATACTTTACGGGCAAGCCGCTCTATCCGTTTGGTTACGGCCTGTCGTATGCGCGCTTTACCTACGCGGACGCTGCGTGCGATGGGCAGACGCTGAGCGTGACGTTGGAAAACGCGAGCGGCATGGCGGCGGACGAGGTCGTACAGGTCTACGTAAAGGCGGAGGATTCGCCGTTTAGTCCGCCGAATCCGCGGCTTTGCGCCTTTGCGCGCGTACACCTTGCGGCCGGAGAGAGACGCCGCGTCGCGCTCGAGCTGCCGGGAGAGGCATTCACGGTCGTAAACGACGCGGGCGTGCGCGTGCGCGCAGAGGGCAGGTTCAGCCTGTACGTGGGCGGAAGCCAGCCGGATGCCGTGAGCGCGGAGCTCACACAGACGGCGCCGCTACGCATTCAAATCGTTTAA
- a CDS encoding response regulator transcription factor: protein MKRIFLASCQEDMASLPEALKDRNMDVRVLKKPERALAECLEYAPDLAIVDAVQPVNSGLFLCAQLRAHKRTLPVLFIQPNGRQVRITDAVTIGASDCVTRALGVQGIADKAEQLFMRAEEAPSLRVQDVTLDPQTRELRCTDGAVTLTPTEARLMRALMEGKNRIQTREELMEAIWKGETFRSGEMLTVNVNHLRTKLRRLGRADLILTQKRTGYMVHD from the coding sequence ATGAAAAGAATCTTTCTCGCGTCCTGTCAGGAGGATATGGCCTCGCTGCCTGAGGCGCTGAAAGACCGAAATATGGACGTTCGCGTCCTGAAGAAACCGGAACGCGCGCTCGCGGAGTGCTTGGAATACGCCCCGGATCTGGCGATCGTAGACGCCGTTCAGCCGGTTAACAGCGGCCTTTTTTTGTGCGCCCAGTTACGCGCGCACAAAAGGACGCTGCCGGTGCTTTTTATACAGCCCAACGGCAGACAGGTGCGCATCACAGACGCGGTGACGATCGGCGCGAGCGACTGTGTGACGCGCGCGCTCGGCGTGCAGGGTATTGCGGACAAGGCAGAGCAGCTGTTCATGCGGGCGGAGGAAGCGCCTTCCCTGCGCGTGCAGGACGTCACGCTCGACCCGCAGACGCGGGAGCTGCGCTGCACGGACGGCGCGGTGACGCTCACCCCCACGGAGGCGCGGCTGATGCGCGCGCTGATGGAGGGAAAAAACCGCATTCAGACACGGGAAGAATTGATGGAGGCGATCTGGAAGGGGGAAACCTTCCGAAGCGGCGAAATGCTGACGGTTAACGTCAACCACCTGCGGACGAAGCTGCGCAGGCTGGGCCGTGCCGACCTGATCTTGACCCAGAAGCGCACGGGATACATGGTGCATGACTGA
- a CDS encoding metalloregulator ArsR/SmtB family transcription factor, giving the protein MGCEHNAEECVQKISDLARVLGDRNRVRVLCMLAQNGAMSACRLLEQLEINQPTLSHHMRVLSEAGLVRVRRVSRWTQYSLCAETLDAYAAILGCMANRARAQEEQDA; this is encoded by the coding sequence ATGGGATGCGAGCACAACGCGGAAGAATGCGTGCAGAAGATCTCCGATCTGGCCCGTGTCTTAGGCGACCGCAATCGCGTGCGCGTGCTGTGCATGCTGGCGCAGAACGGCGCCATGTCTGCTTGCCGCCTTTTGGAGCAGCTGGAAATCAACCAGCCTACGCTCTCCCATCATATGCGCGTGCTGAGCGAGGCCGGGCTCGTCCGGGTTCGCCGCGTGAGCCGCTGGACTCAATACAGCCTCTGCGCTGAAACGCTGGACGCCTACGCCGCCATCCTCGGCTGCATGGCAAACCGCGCGCGGGCGCAGGAAGAACAGGACGCCTGA
- a CDS encoding ABC transporter permease yields MSILQSIKMALSSILSNKMRSFLTVLGVIIGVIAVVVLSSLGEGAMDTVTGQIEDLGANLFQVRVKTDRYTGIDVDNLAALVDGETISAVSPSISQSVTAKSSLDSYECTLEGVGASYYDIRALGIEKGVGITQMDNDLRLPVCVVGVKVADKLFGTRDVIGNTVSVRGYDFKIVGLLEEQGASMVVSDDETITIPFTLAQRIFGTTSITSFYASGANESVMDAAEQTLRRFVSARVNDPDDDYSITSQSAILDMMNEVTGTLTTLITGIAGIALLVGGIGIMNIMLVSVTERTREIGIRKAIGAPRSAILFQFLIEAVVLSVAGGLIGLFASMGLLAMLRGPMDMPNLAMTTGSASLALSFAVFIGIVFGIYPANKASKLKPIDALRHE; encoded by the coding sequence ATGAGCATTCTGCAATCGATCAAGATGGCCCTGTCCTCCATCCTTTCCAACAAGATGCGCTCCTTTCTGACTGTGCTGGGCGTCATCATCGGCGTCATCGCCGTCGTCGTGCTCTCATCCCTGGGCGAGGGCGCGATGGATACGGTGACGGGCCAGATAGAGGATCTGGGCGCGAATCTTTTTCAGGTGCGTGTGAAGACCGACCGGTACACGGGCATCGACGTGGACAATCTGGCTGCCCTGGTGGACGGCGAGACGATCAGCGCCGTGTCGCCGTCGATCAGCCAGAGCGTGACCGCCAAGTCCTCTCTGGACAGCTACGAATGCACGCTGGAAGGCGTGGGCGCATCCTATTACGACATCCGCGCGCTCGGCATCGAAAAGGGCGTGGGCATCACGCAGATGGACAACGACCTGCGCCTGCCGGTCTGTGTAGTGGGCGTAAAGGTTGCGGACAAGCTCTTCGGCACGCGCGACGTCATCGGCAATACCGTTTCCGTGCGCGGCTACGACTTTAAAATCGTCGGTCTTTTGGAAGAGCAGGGCGCGAGCATGGTCGTTTCCGACGACGAGACGATCACCATTCCTTTTACGCTTGCGCAGCGCATCTTCGGGACGACCTCGATCACCAGCTTTTACGCCAGCGGCGCCAACGAGAGCGTCATGGACGCGGCCGAACAGACGCTCAGGCGCTTCGTCTCCGCGCGCGTGAACGACCCGGACGACGACTATTCGATCACGAGCCAGTCCGCCATTCTGGACATGATGAACGAGGTGACCGGCACGCTGACGACGCTCATCACCGGGATCGCGGGTATCGCGCTTCTGGTCGGCGGTATCGGCATTATGAACATCATGCTCGTCTCCGTCACCGAACGCACGCGCGAGATCGGCATCCGCAAGGCCATCGGCGCACCGCGCAGCGCGATCCTGTTCCAGTTTTTGATCGAGGCCGTCGTGCTCTCCGTCGCGGGCGGACTGATCGGCCTCTTCGCCTCCATGGGGCTGCTCGCGATGCTACGCGGGCCGATGGACATGCCGAACCTCGCCATGACGACGGGCAGCGCGAGCCTCGCGCTCTCGTTCGCGGTGTTCATCGGCATCGTCTTCGGCATCTACCCGGCCAATAAAGCCAGCAAGCTCAAGCCGATCGACGCCCTGCGGCATGAGTAA
- a CDS encoding ATP-binding cassette domain-containing protein produces MIELSDIQKRYELGGEVLMALDHVDLTVGDHEYVAIIGPSGSGKSTLMNIIGCLDTADGGTYKLDGLDITRYSQRQLAAIRGHKIGFIFQQFNLLQKLTAYENVELPLIYQGIGAAERRLRVGEALERVGLGSRMHHRPNQLSGGQQQRVAVARAVVTRPSLILADEPTGNLDSKTTVEIMDMLEELHAQGNAIVLITHNPEIAARAPRCVHIRDGRLSELAPGADRRKTVEGGAGA; encoded by the coding sequence ATGATCGAACTTTCGGACATTCAAAAGCGCTATGAATTGGGCGGAGAAGTGCTCATGGCGCTGGACCACGTGGATCTGACGGTGGGCGACCACGAATACGTCGCGATCATCGGGCCGTCCGGGTCCGGCAAGAGCACGCTCATGAACATCATCGGCTGCCTGGACACGGCGGACGGGGGCACGTACAAGCTGGACGGCCTGGACATCACGCGCTATTCCCAGCGCCAGCTCGCCGCGATCCGGGGGCACAAGATCGGCTTCATCTTTCAACAATTCAACCTTTTGCAAAAGCTTACCGCCTATGAAAACGTGGAGCTGCCGCTGATCTATCAGGGGATCGGCGCGGCGGAGCGCAGGCTGCGCGTGGGCGAGGCGCTGGAGCGCGTGGGCCTCGGTTCGCGCATGCACCATCGGCCCAACCAGCTTTCCGGCGGGCAGCAGCAGCGCGTCGCCGTGGCGCGCGCGGTCGTGACGCGCCCCTCGCTCATCCTCGCGGACGAGCCGACGGGCAACCTCGACTCCAAGACGACGGTGGAAATCATGGATATGCTGGAGGAGCTGCACGCACAGGGCAATGCCATCGTGCTCATCACCCATAACCCCGAAATCGCCGCGCGCGCCCCGCGCTGCGTGCACATCCGCGACGGCAGGCTCAGCGAGCTCGCCCCCGGCGCCGACCGGCGCAAGACCGTGGAAGGAGGCGCTGGAGCATGA
- a CDS encoding efflux RND transporter periplasmic adaptor subunit, protein MKHSKRKWAIVIAVVLVAVVFACVLLMQGGSRQLTVASLSLDSAQASRGDISVTVHGTGSLEASEKQDVYLKTGGRVETIYAQDGDEVEAGELLFTLSNDDLYDKLRSLTDEMYQLDLELSASGIRGAATTVRAPADGRVKLLKIEDGDDLLTVQNQYGALMVLSTDGRMNVTVPAGELYVGQSVKVYVDSKVESGSVLRVEDGKAVVAIQNDSYTIGETAIVRLESGAEIGSGKLELSKPLRITGVSGKIRRVSVKENDKVDANEQLFTLEDDAVSLELEKKLLEKEQKQRDIDSVRRDIEALEVRAPLSGMVDGISVYEGMSVQEGAAVATVLGSDRMKVRLTVDELDIASVRAGQNAVIKLDALPGKTYTASVDRVLPLGTRTGEITKYDVILYMDGQDGMLPQMSASGDIEVDRAGNALLVPVAALQTVGTDRYVMRMPTDADLAGASITRSTSRNPFMKQNDAAVLQSVAPQLMVKVEVGLVAGEEAQILSGLSDGEEVVLARSGNSLMDTMMSMRSM, encoded by the coding sequence ATGAAGCATTCAAAAAGGAAATGGGCGATCGTGATCGCCGTCGTGCTGGTAGCGGTCGTCTTTGCCTGCGTACTGCTGATGCAGGGAGGGAGCAGGCAGCTGACCGTGGCGTCTCTGAGCCTGGACAGCGCGCAGGCATCGCGCGGGGACATTTCCGTGACCGTTCATGGCACGGGCTCGCTGGAGGCGTCTGAAAAGCAGGACGTGTACCTGAAGACCGGCGGCCGCGTGGAGACGATTTATGCGCAGGACGGCGACGAGGTGGAGGCGGGCGAGCTGCTCTTCACCCTTTCCAACGACGACCTGTACGACAAGCTGCGTTCGCTGACCGATGAAATGTACCAGCTCGACCTCGAGCTTTCGGCTTCGGGCATCCGCGGCGCGGCGACCACCGTGCGCGCCCCGGCGGACGGGCGGGTAAAGCTGCTCAAAATCGAGGACGGCGACGACCTCCTGACCGTGCAGAACCAGTACGGCGCGCTGATGGTGCTCTCCACCGACGGGCGCATGAACGTGACGGTGCCCGCGGGCGAGCTGTACGTGGGCCAGAGCGTCAAAGTATACGTGGACAGCAAGGTGGAAAGCGGCTCCGTGCTGCGGGTGGAGGACGGAAAGGCGGTCGTCGCCATCCAGAACGACTCCTATACCATCGGAGAGACGGCGATCGTGCGCCTGGAATCCGGGGCTGAAATCGGCAGCGGCAAGCTGGAGCTGAGCAAGCCGCTTCGCATCACGGGCGTTTCCGGCAAGATTCGCCGCGTGTCGGTCAAGGAAAACGACAAGGTGGACGCTAACGAGCAGCTCTTCACGCTGGAGGACGACGCCGTATCGCTGGAGCTTGAAAAGAAGCTGCTGGAAAAGGAACAGAAGCAGCGCGACATCGACAGCGTGCGCAGGGACATCGAGGCGCTGGAGGTACGCGCGCCCCTCTCCGGCATGGTGGACGGCATTTCCGTTTATGAAGGGATGAGCGTGCAGGAAGGCGCAGCCGTAGCGACGGTGCTGGGCAGCGACCGCATGAAGGTACGCCTTACGGTCGACGAGCTGGATATCGCTTCCGTGCGGGCGGGGCAGAATGCGGTCATCAAGCTGGACGCGCTGCCGGGCAAGACCTATACCGCGAGCGTGGATCGCGTGCTGCCGCTGGGCACGCGCACTGGCGAGATCACCAAGTACGACGTCATCCTCTACATGGACGGTCAGGACGGCATGCTGCCGCAGATGAGCGCTTCGGGCGACATCGAGGTGGACCGCGCCGGGAATGCGCTGCTCGTGCCGGTCGCAGCCCTTCAGACGGTGGGCACGGACCGCTACGTGATGCGCATGCCTACGGACGCGGATCTGGCGGGCGCCAGCATCACGCGCAGCACGTCGCGCAACCCCTTCATGAAGCAAAACGACGCGGCGGTGCTTCAGTCGGTCGCTCCGCAGCTCATGGTGAAGGTGGAGGTCGGCCTCGTGGCAGGCGAGGAGGCGCAGATTCTCTCCGGCCTTTCGGACGGCGAGGAGGTCGTGCTCGCCCGCAGCGGGAACAGCCTGATGGACACCATGATGTCGATGAGGAGCATGTAA
- the dnaX gene encoding DNA polymerase III subunit gamma/tau, with the protein MSYQALYRQWRPAHFDDFVGQESVIATLRNQVQSGRIAHAYLFCGSRGTGKTSAAKVLARAVNCEHPDRGEPCGQCDTCRALLADNNLDIVEIDAASNNGVDEIRDLREKVKYPPQSGKFRVYIIDEVHMLSAGAFNALLKTLEEPPAHVVFILATTEPQKLPATILSRCQRFDFSRIPVKQIIGRLAQAAEGAGATASPAALERIARAAEGGMRDALSILDMCLSYADGTLQEDVVLQVLGASDRGFLFRFSGALLSGDAAACLSMVDELMQRGREPQVFARDLSGHLRALMLAQTCGDGLCELLDITSEDAAQYRAQVKDCSRTRLLRMLDVFLACETDMKWASQPRIALEVAVVRACEPEDALTLSALVERVDLLEKKLAAGAFTAASSVPSAQQAQPAAQTQSPQQTQSAPKTAPVPKAPASAQPAEPASPGNTPPAGVRPPDDVWEAMTLDVKRNSPMIFGSLIMGRYAGYKDGAYVLSFPKNPAVAIYMNLLARDEKRAVIEQALQKAGGVPARLKIVQEGDPAATHDEKADAQKRLNHVFDVFGRENVQVTDE; encoded by the coding sequence ATGTCCTATCAGGCGCTTTACCGCCAGTGGCGGCCCGCGCATTTCGACGACTTCGTCGGTCAGGAGAGCGTCATCGCAACGCTGCGCAATCAGGTGCAGAGCGGCCGCATCGCCCACGCGTATCTCTTCTGCGGCAGCCGCGGCACAGGCAAGACCTCCGCCGCGAAGGTGCTCGCGCGCGCCGTCAACTGCGAACACCCCGACCGCGGCGAACCCTGCGGCCAGTGCGACACCTGCCGCGCGCTCCTCGCGGACAACAATCTGGACATCGTGGAGATCGACGCGGCCTCCAACAACGGCGTAGATGAAATCCGCGACCTGCGCGAAAAGGTCAAGTACCCCCCGCAGAGCGGCAAATTCCGCGTGTACATCATCGACGAGGTGCACATGCTCTCCGCCGGAGCCTTCAACGCGCTGCTCAAGACGCTCGAGGAGCCGCCCGCGCACGTCGTCTTCATCCTCGCGACCACCGAGCCGCAGAAGCTGCCGGCGACCATCCTCTCCCGCTGCCAGCGCTTTGACTTTTCACGCATCCCGGTCAAGCAGATCATCGGCCGTCTCGCCCAGGCGGCCGAGGGCGCGGGGGCCACGGCCTCGCCCGCCGCGCTGGAGCGCATCGCCCGCGCCGCCGAGGGCGGCATGCGCGACGCGCTCTCCATCCTGGACATGTGCCTCTCCTACGCGGACGGCACGCTGCAGGAGGACGTGGTGCTGCAGGTGCTCGGCGCGAGCGACCGGGGCTTTCTCTTCCGCTTTTCCGGCGCGCTGCTGTCCGGCGACGCGGCCGCCTGCCTCTCCATGGTAGACGAGCTCATGCAGCGCGGCCGCGAACCGCAGGTGTTTGCGCGCGACCTCAGCGGGCACCTGCGCGCCCTGATGCTCGCGCAGACATGCGGCGACGGCCTTTGCGAGCTGCTGGACATCACCTCCGAGGACGCCGCGCAGTACCGCGCGCAGGTCAAGGACTGTTCCCGCACGCGCCTGCTGCGCATGCTGGACGTGTTTCTCGCCTGTGAGACGGACATGAAGTGGGCCTCGCAGCCGCGAATCGCCCTGGAGGTCGCGGTCGTGCGGGCCTGCGAACCCGAGGACGCCCTCACGCTTTCCGCGCTCGTGGAGCGCGTGGATCTGCTCGAAAAAAAGCTGGCCGCCGGGGCGTTCACCGCTGCGTCGTCTGTCCCAAGCGCTCAGCAGGCACAGCCGGCCGCACAGACGCAGTCCCCCCAGCAAACGCAGAGCGCCCCAAAGACCGCGCCCGTCCCGAAGGCGCCGGCTTCCGCTCAGCCTGCGGAGCCTGCATCGCCCGGGAACACGCCGCCCGCGGGCGTCCGCCCTCCGGACGACGTCTGGGAGGCCATGACGCTGGACGTCAAGCGCAACTCCCCGATGATCTTCGGCTCGCTCATCATGGGGCGCTATGCGGGCTACAAGGACGGAGCGTACGTCCTTTCTTTCCCCAAAAATCCGGCGGTCGCCATCTACATGAACCTGCTCGCGCGCGACGAAAAGCGTGCCGTCATCGAGCAGGCGCTTCAAAAGGCGGGCGGCGTGCCCGCACGACTTAAAATCGTGCAGGAAGGCGACCCTGCCGCGACGCACGACGAAAAGGCCGACGCGCAAAAGCGCCTGAACCACGTATTCGACGTGTTTGGGCGCGAGAACGTGCAGGTCACAGACGAATAA